The DNA window AGGCCTCATGAACCCGTCTGATACCCAAGTTACTGCTCCTACCACCGTGCTGGTCGTGGACGACAGCGTCAGTGTCCGCAAGGCCCTGGAGCGCATCCTGGCGCCGCAGGGTTACGTGGTCCGCATGGCCGACAGCGCCGAGAACGCCCTGCTGGCCCTGGAGCCCCTGCCGGACATGATCCTGGCCGACATCCTGATGCCCGGCATGAGCGGCCTGGAACTGGCCCGTACCCTCGGGGACCGTCAGGTGAACGTTCCCGTGATGCTCATGAGCGGCATCGTCGACGAGGTCACCCAGCGTGACGCGCAGGCCGCCGGTGCCTGCGGCGTGCTGCGCAAGCCCTTCACGCCCACCGAGCTGCTGCCGGCCATCGAGCCGCACCTGCAGGCGGCGCTGGCCGCGCGGGATCAGGGAACGGTCCCGGCCGCGCCGG is part of the Deinococcus depolymerans genome and encodes:
- a CDS encoding response regulator, giving the protein MNPSDTQVTAPTTVLVVDDSVSVRKALERILAPQGYVVRMADSAENALLALEPLPDMILADILMPGMSGLELARTLGDRQVNVPVMLMSGIVDEVTQRDAQAAGACGVLRKPFTPTELLPAIEPHLQAALAARDQGTVPAAPAPVMPAPVPAPVPPAPVVPAPQQPAPSPAPGGPLGSLRSVPGVLGAVLYNADGERQDEFGETLPETFGMYARFLVTAAATASFHLNRGDLSGLQVTYGRHTLLLTPYRDGQLVTLLAAASDAAAVQDWQGAQLN